A section of the Anabaena cylindrica PCC 7122 genome encodes:
- a CDS encoding ATP-binding cassette domain-containing protein: MSPTSEIAVEFRDVSFKINRHFLLSHLNLTIYQGEALVLLGRSGSGKTTTLKLINHLLIPTQGQVFVNNRPTTEWDGIKLRRQIGYVIQDIGLFPHFSVKENIALVPSLEKWTQCQIETRVYEMLNLVGLDPETFAQRYPYQLSGGQRQRVGVARALAADPPVLLMDEPFGALDPITRLELQQQFHHLQKQLGKTVVFVTHDIQEAFFLGTRIGLMYEGNLVFLGTRAEFLQSQHPEAKAFIACLNAWEKSA, translated from the coding sequence CAACATCAGAAATCGCCGTTGAGTTTCGGGATGTCAGTTTTAAGATTAATCGCCATTTTCTATTATCCCACTTAAATCTCACCATTTACCAAGGGGAAGCCCTTGTCTTACTCGGACGCAGTGGTAGCGGTAAAACAACCACCTTAAAATTAATCAATCATTTGCTGATTCCTACCCAAGGGCAGGTTTTTGTTAACAATCGTCCTACAACTGAATGGGATGGGATTAAACTGCGGCGGCAAATCGGTTATGTGATCCAAGACATTGGTTTATTTCCCCACTTTAGCGTCAAAGAAAACATCGCCCTCGTTCCTTCTTTAGAAAAATGGACACAATGCCAAATTGAGACGCGAGTTTATGAAATGTTAAACTTGGTGGGTTTAGACCCGGAAACATTCGCCCAGCGCTATCCCTATCAACTATCCGGAGGTCAGCGTCAGCGAGTAGGTGTGGCCAGGGCCTTAGCTGCCGACCCGCCTGTATTATTGATGGATGAACCTTTTGGCGCACTTGACCCCATCACCCGTTTAGAATTACAACAACAGTTTCACCATTTGCAAAAGCAACTGGGGAAAACAGTGGTATTTGTTACCCACGACATTCAAGAAGCATTCTTCCTTGGTACTCGAATTGGGTTAATGTATGAGGGTAATTTAGTTTTCTTGGGTACGAGAGCAGAATTTCTTCAATCTCAACATCCAGAGGCCAAGGCTTTTATTGCTTGTTTAAATGCTTGGGAAAAAAGTGCTTAA